A part of Microbacterium atlanticum genomic DNA contains:
- the tuf gene encoding elongation factor Tu, translating to MAKAKFERTKPHVNIGTIGHVDHGKTTLTAAISKVLADKYPSATNVQRDFASIDSAPEERQRGITINISHVEYETPKRHYAHVDAPGHADYIKNMITGAAQMDGAILVVAATDGPMAQTREHVLLAKQVGVPYLLVALNKSDMVDDEEILELVELEVRELLSSQDFDGDNAPVVRVSGLKALEGDAEWVEKIVELMDAVDESIPDPVRDKDKPFLMPIEDVFTITGRGTVVTGRAERGTLAINSEVEIVGLRPTQKTIVTGIEMFHKQLDEAWAGENCGLLLRGTKRDDVERGQVVVKPGSVTPHTNFEGTAYILSKEEGGRHNPFFTNYRPQFYFRTTDVTGVITLPEGTEMVMPGDTTDMTVELIQPIAMEEGLGFAIREGGRTVGAGTVTKILK from the coding sequence GTGGCTAAGGCCAAGTTCGAGCGGACCAAGCCGCACGTGAACATCGGAACGATCGGTCACGTCGACCACGGCAAGACCACGCTCACCGCAGCGATCTCGAAGGTGCTCGCCGACAAGTACCCGTCGGCCACCAACGTGCAGCGCGACTTCGCGTCGATCGACTCGGCTCCCGAGGAGCGTCAGCGCGGTATCACGATCAACATCTCGCACGTCGAGTATGAGACCCCCAAGCGTCACTACGCTCACGTCGACGCCCCGGGTCACGCTGACTACATCAAGAACATGATCACCGGTGCCGCCCAGATGGACGGCGCGATCCTCGTTGTCGCGGCCACCGACGGCCCGATGGCGCAGACGCGTGAGCACGTTCTGCTGGCCAAGCAGGTCGGCGTCCCCTACCTGCTGGTCGCGCTCAACAAGTCCGACATGGTCGACGACGAGGAGATCCTGGAGCTCGTCGAGCTCGAGGTTCGCGAGCTGCTGTCGTCGCAGGACTTCGACGGCGACAACGCTCCCGTGGTGCGCGTCTCGGGCCTGAAGGCTCTCGAGGGCGACGCCGAGTGGGTCGAGAAGATCGTCGAGCTCATGGACGCCGTCGACGAGTCCATCCCCGACCCGGTGCGTGACAAGGACAAGCCGTTCCTCATGCCCATCGAGGATGTCTTCACCATCACCGGCCGTGGCACGGTCGTCACGGGCCGCGCCGAGCGCGGTACCCTCGCGATCAACTCCGAGGTCGAGATCGTGGGTCTGCGCCCGACGCAGAAGACGATCGTCACCGGTATCGAGATGTTCCACAAGCAGCTCGACGAGGCGTGGGCCGGCGAGAACTGTGGTCTGCTCCTTCGCGGCACCAAGCGTGACGACGTCGAGCGCGGCCAGGTCGTCGTGAAGCCCGGTTCGGTCACCCCGCACACCAACTTCGAGGGCACGGCGTACATCCTGTCCAAGGAGGAGGGCGGCCGTCACAACCCGTTCTTCACGAACTACCGTCCGCAGTTCTACTTCCGCACCACCGACGTCACCGGCGTCATCACGCTGCCCGAGGGCACCGAGATGGTCATGCCCGGCGACACCACCGACATGACGGTCGAGCTGATCCAGCCGATCGCCATGGAGGAGGGCCTCGGCTTCGCGATCCGTGAGGGTGGCCGCACCGTCGGCGCCGGCACGGTGACCAAGATCCTCAAGTAA
- a CDS encoding endonuclease domain-containing protein translates to MRTAEVTPRAARGRAVTATLALHDGVAPAAVLTDAGHSRRALEIALAQRAIVRVKRGWFALPTADPMLVAAARHGVVLTCTTQARRLGLFVLHDDGRPHVAARPGSGRAGRAEAHVHWAKPLVPRHPHRLVDGVENVLALVATCLPYEEALVVWESALRAGTVDRDALARYPLPPAARRLREDAGMFSDSGLETLVVPRLLWLRLPLRRQIWIHGHRVDLLIGERLVLQIDGGHHTGAQRDADIAHDAALMLMGYHVIRVGYRQVVDHWEEVQDLIMRAVAQGLHRAR, encoded by the coding sequence ATGCGCACAGCGGAGGTCACGCCGAGAGCCGCGAGGGGGCGCGCGGTCACCGCGACCCTCGCCCTGCACGACGGCGTCGCGCCCGCGGCGGTGCTGACAGACGCCGGGCACTCGCGAAGAGCGCTCGAGATCGCGCTCGCGCAGCGGGCGATCGTGCGTGTGAAGCGGGGCTGGTTCGCGCTGCCGACGGCCGACCCCATGCTCGTGGCCGCAGCTCGGCACGGCGTCGTGCTGACCTGCACGACGCAGGCGCGACGGCTCGGTCTCTTCGTGCTCCACGACGACGGGCGGCCGCACGTCGCAGCCCGGCCGGGATCGGGCCGGGCGGGGCGCGCGGAGGCGCACGTGCACTGGGCGAAGCCGCTCGTGCCGAGGCATCCGCACCGTCTCGTCGACGGCGTCGAGAACGTGCTGGCGCTCGTCGCGACGTGCCTGCCGTACGAAGAGGCGCTCGTCGTGTGGGAGTCCGCGCTGCGCGCCGGCACCGTCGACCGCGACGCGCTCGCGCGCTACCCGCTGCCGCCGGCGGCGAGGCGACTGCGCGAGGACGCGGGGATGTTCTCGGACTCGGGCCTCGAGACGCTCGTCGTGCCGCGACTGCTGTGGCTGAGGCTGCCGCTGCGTCGCCAGATCTGGATCCACGGCCATCGTGTCGACCTGCTCATCGGGGAGCGGCTCGTCCTGCAGATCGACGGCGGTCACCACACCGGCGCGCAGCGCGACGCCGACATCGCGCACGACGCCGCGTTGATGCTGATGGGCTACCACGTCATCCGCGTCGGGTACCGGCAGGTCGTGGATCACTGGGAGGAGGTGCAGGACCTCATCATGCGAGCCGTCGCGCAGGGCCTGCATCGGGCGCGGTGA
- a CDS encoding glycosyltransferase, with product MSGLIVAEWIEAVGGAERVVDRFAELFPDADILCLWNDAPGRHRGHAVRETWLARTPLRHHKALALPLMPLAWRRPATVTPDWALVSSYAFAHHVQFAQPGTPTFVYAHTPARYLWAPELDHRGDNLAARIAAPPLRALDRRTARRATAVAANSRFVAQRIRKAWGVEATVIHPPVDVARISSGSWRAELTDRERRRLDALPQDFVLGVSRFIPYKRLDLVIAAGEALGMPVVIAGSGPLEAELRERGRAARVPVHLQVAPSDAMLFALMERAGLFVFPPVEDFGIVAVEAMAAGTPVIANRVGGASESIREGVGGALFDPRSRSDLVAAATRAVALPSEGIVRHAQQFDAPRFDEELTSWMSRHGAPVTPPVVAQAS from the coding sequence ATGAGCGGCCTGATCGTCGCCGAATGGATCGAGGCGGTCGGTGGCGCCGAGCGCGTGGTCGACCGGTTCGCCGAGCTGTTCCCGGATGCCGACATCCTGTGCCTGTGGAACGACGCACCCGGCAGGCACCGCGGCCACGCCGTCCGCGAGACGTGGCTGGCGCGCACTCCGCTGCGCCACCATAAGGCGCTCGCGCTGCCGCTCATGCCGCTGGCGTGGCGGCGGCCTGCGACCGTGACCCCCGACTGGGCGCTGGTGAGCTCGTACGCCTTCGCGCACCACGTGCAGTTCGCTCAGCCCGGGACGCCGACGTTCGTCTACGCGCACACGCCGGCGCGGTACCTGTGGGCGCCCGAGCTCGACCACCGCGGCGACAACCTCGCGGCACGGATCGCCGCGCCGCCGCTGCGGGCCCTCGACCGGCGTACGGCGCGTCGCGCGACCGCGGTGGCGGCCAACAGCCGCTTCGTCGCCCAGCGCATCCGCAAGGCCTGGGGTGTGGAGGCCACCGTCATCCACCCGCCCGTCGACGTCGCGCGGATCTCCTCCGGCTCGTGGCGCGCGGAGCTCACCGACCGCGAGCGGCGCCGGCTCGACGCGCTCCCGCAGGACTTCGTCCTCGGGGTCTCGCGGTTCATCCCGTACAAGCGGCTGGACCTCGTGATCGCCGCCGGGGAGGCGCTCGGGATGCCCGTCGTCATCGCCGGCTCCGGGCCGCTCGAAGCAGAGCTGCGCGAGCGGGGCCGAGCGGCGCGCGTGCCCGTGCACCTGCAGGTGGCCCCGTCGGATGCGATGCTGTTCGCGCTGATGGAGCGCGCCGGGCTGTTCGTGTTCCCGCCGGTCGAGGACTTCGGCATCGTCGCCGTCGAGGCGATGGCGGCCGGTACCCCGGTGATCGCCAACCGCGTGGGTGGGGCGAGCGAGTCGATCCGGGAGGGTGTGGGCGGCGCGCTGTTCGACCCGCGCTCGCGCAGCGACCTCGTCGCCGCCGCGACGCGCGCGGTCGCGCTTCCCAGCGAGGGGATCGTGCGGCACGCCCAGCAGTTCGACGCGCCGCGGTTCGACGAGGAGCTCACCTCGTGGATGTCGCGCCACGGCGCACCCGTGACCCCGCCGGTGGTGGCACAGGCGTCCTGA
- a CDS encoding sugar transferase, which produces MPTDQWRDRYTRRLWLSDLAVLAAVVFGAQIAWFGLDSSDVVIREDSLLMGASYWAFSVVLLCAWMWSLSLADSRSARIVGSGSAEYARIISVSTRLFGIIAILAFLLRVDVARGYLLISFPLGVAFLLIERWAWRRWLTAQRVRGEWSATVLLVGSAESVAQIAAALRRSPSAGYRVVGACIPDGLPGQTVPGTDIPVRGDIRGVLGALDAAGADTVAVTSTDELPPSGVKRISWALEADRRHLILAPSIADIVGPRIHTRPVAGLPLIHVETPRYSKGQRILKRGTDILVSAVALIVLAPLMAVVAAVIFGSSPGTVLFRQTRVGLDGRSFQMLKFRTMVPDAEDRLPGLVSSRDVGNEVLFKMLDDPRVTPFGRFLRKYSLDELPQLWNVLTGSMSLVGPRPPLPREVARYADHVHRRFMVKPGITGLWQVSGRSSLSWEESVRLDLSYVDNWTLAGDFVILLRTARATLLPGRTAA; this is translated from the coding sequence GTGCCGACGGATCAATGGCGCGACAGATACACGCGCCGTCTGTGGCTGAGCGACCTCGCGGTACTCGCGGCCGTCGTCTTCGGCGCGCAGATCGCGTGGTTCGGCCTCGACAGCTCCGACGTGGTCATCCGCGAGGACTCGCTCCTCATGGGGGCGTCCTACTGGGCGTTCTCGGTCGTGCTCCTCTGCGCGTGGATGTGGTCGCTGAGCCTGGCCGACTCGCGCAGCGCCCGGATCGTCGGCAGCGGCTCCGCCGAGTACGCGCGCATCATCTCGGTGAGCACGCGCCTGTTCGGGATCATCGCGATCCTCGCGTTCCTGCTGCGCGTGGACGTCGCGCGGGGGTACCTGCTGATCAGCTTCCCGCTCGGAGTGGCGTTCCTGCTCATCGAGCGGTGGGCGTGGCGCCGCTGGCTGACCGCGCAGCGCGTGCGCGGCGAATGGAGCGCCACGGTGCTCTTGGTCGGCTCGGCCGAGTCGGTCGCGCAGATCGCGGCCGCCCTGCGCCGGTCGCCGAGTGCCGGCTATCGCGTGGTGGGCGCGTGCATCCCGGACGGACTGCCCGGGCAGACGGTCCCCGGCACCGACATCCCGGTGCGCGGCGACATCCGGGGCGTCCTGGGCGCCCTCGACGCGGCCGGGGCCGACACCGTCGCGGTGACCAGCACCGACGAGCTCCCGCCGTCCGGCGTGAAGCGCATCTCGTGGGCGCTCGAAGCCGACCGCCGCCACCTCATCCTGGCGCCGAGCATCGCCGACATCGTCGGCCCGCGCATCCACACCCGCCCGGTGGCGGGACTGCCGCTCATCCACGTCGAGACGCCGAGGTACAGCAAGGGCCAGCGGATCCTGAAGCGGGGGACCGACATCCTGGTCTCCGCCGTCGCGCTGATCGTGCTCGCTCCGCTCATGGCCGTCGTCGCGGCTGTCATCTTCGGCAGCTCGCCGGGGACCGTGCTCTTCCGCCAGACCCGCGTGGGACTGGACGGGCGGAGCTTCCAGATGCTGAAGTTCCGAACGATGGTGCCGGATGCCGAGGATCGCCTGCCGGGACTCGTCTCGAGCCGCGACGTCGGCAACGAGGTGCTCTTCAAGATGCTCGACGACCCCCGGGTGACCCCGTTCGGGCGGTTCCTGCGCAAGTACAGCCTCGACGAGCTGCCGCAGCTGTGGAACGTGCTGACCGGGTCGATGTCGCTTGTCGGTCCGCGCCCGCCGCTCCCCCGCGAGGTGGCGCGGTACGCCGACCACGTGCATCGGAGGTTCATGGTCAAGCCGGGGATCACCGGCCTCTGGCAGGTGAGCGGACGCTCGTCGCTGTCGTGGGAGGAGTCGGTGCGGCTCGACCTGTCGTACGTCGACAACTGGACGCTCGCCGGCGACTTCGTGATCCTGCTCCGCACCGCCCGCGCGACGCTCCTTCCGGGGAGGACGGCAGCATGA
- a CDS encoding LPXTG cell wall anchor domain-containing protein: MRGVLEDGKDDDCEDDGDKRVAGGQGDGKDDDCDGDGGGKDDDCEDDGDKRVAGGQGGGKDDDCDGDGGGKDDDCEDDGDKRVAGGQHDDGQHDDGKDDDGKDDDGKDDDGKDDDCDNGGKKPGQLKLVKVVVNDDGGIATPADWDLQVEVGGVWTTLTQNTFHELPAGSYRIRETGGPAGYEPAGVVCVGSGSHDDDDDDKRSGSAHPSGDRVVITKGAKVVCTFTNDDVPSAPTIGKTSDGLVPVGPGPVWQVAYLLTVDNSGQPHPATYTLFDVPGFPSGVTIDAVSVVDVTGGNAPVPWNGQPATPIVSGVDIAAGASHVYRVVFTISLTGAVVPGDGDCQGVPGQGLFNSATLEWDGGTGDADACEPLPSQPVFDKAALGATAVDVDTWSLGYRLSVANPGPGAAEYTLDDTLGALPAGVTLVEAQAAADPGFPLTPDPLVTSWADFDPVTLALDEPIAPGTTHAFLVTVIVDVDVPALPDPLPADCADIPGVGYPIPNLGSIDIDGIVVDDEACNVIQAVDLGIVKSHSTLEGDAVEPGTPFTYYLDVTNHGTVDVIDGVVTDEIPAELDVLSVTVPAGWTNASSGNTVLVQDVALVVGETERISVEVVVPEVAPPAPPVLPPGADTEPFTPEFIGDLVNEACVVTPGDGNPANDCDTDTVSVDQLVAELFVSCLNDIASLNYRVATSPSLAGQPISFTWAPVTQDPAPNPANVQRTLSSGDSGTILWPGGRLAPNDVSIQWPGYRPLTIADYDVATGALLVDPALVYNGMVLDTSYPTYPWRLASTVTISVNPTLVFQTSYPPQTANCEVPRSADLVIEKTATVQATAPGASFRYGLTVSNLAVDSVADPVVVTDVIPADLRVDSITTSQTAFPRWRDCAVSGTDAAGFGGTLECTLLGPLAMGTSAPPITLGVTVSDGVRVSSITNTGEVCWGPAANGLPYQACDDDSVTVKLSAGGALPATGGTVPAAAAALGIAGVLLGILAVLFASRRRSILTPKG; encoded by the coding sequence ATGCGGGGCGTTCTCGAGGACGGCAAGGACGACGACTGCGAGGACGACGGTGACAAGCGCGTCGCCGGCGGTCAGGGCGACGGCAAGGACGACGACTGCGACGGCGACGGCGGCGGCAAGGACGACGACTGCGAGGACGACGGTGACAAGCGCGTCGCCGGCGGTCAGGGCGGCGGCAAGGACGACGACTGCGACGGCGACGGCGGCGGCAAGGACGACGACTGCGAGGACGACGGTGACAAGCGCGTCGCCGGCGGCCAGCACGACGACGGCCAGCACGACGACGGCAAGGACGACGACGGCAAGGACGACGACGGCAAGGACGACGACGGCAAGGACGACGACTGCGACAACGGCGGGAAGAAGCCGGGCCAGCTCAAGCTGGTCAAGGTCGTCGTCAACGACGACGGCGGCATCGCGACGCCGGCGGACTGGGACCTCCAGGTCGAGGTGGGCGGTGTCTGGACGACCTTGACCCAGAACACGTTCCACGAGCTGCCCGCCGGCTCCTACCGCATCCGCGAGACCGGCGGTCCGGCCGGCTACGAGCCGGCGGGCGTCGTGTGCGTCGGCTCCGGGTCTCACGACGACGATGACGACGACAAGCGCAGCGGATCGGCGCATCCGTCCGGTGACCGCGTCGTGATCACGAAGGGTGCGAAGGTCGTCTGCACGTTCACCAACGACGACGTGCCCAGCGCCCCGACGATCGGCAAGACCAGCGACGGACTGGTTCCCGTCGGGCCGGGCCCGGTCTGGCAGGTCGCGTACCTGCTGACCGTGGACAACTCGGGGCAGCCGCACCCGGCGACCTACACGCTGTTCGACGTGCCGGGCTTCCCCTCGGGCGTCACCATCGATGCGGTCTCGGTCGTGGACGTCACAGGCGGCAACGCGCCGGTGCCGTGGAACGGGCAGCCGGCGACGCCGATCGTGTCCGGCGTCGACATCGCCGCCGGCGCCTCGCACGTGTACCGGGTGGTCTTCACCATCTCGCTCACCGGCGCGGTCGTCCCCGGTGACGGGGACTGCCAGGGGGTTCCGGGGCAGGGCCTCTTCAACTCCGCCACGCTCGAATGGGACGGTGGCACGGGCGATGCCGACGCGTGCGAGCCGCTCCCGTCGCAGCCCGTCTTCGACAAGGCGGCGCTGGGGGCCACGGCCGTCGACGTCGACACCTGGTCGCTCGGCTACCGGCTCTCGGTCGCGAATCCCGGCCCCGGTGCCGCGGAGTACACGCTCGACGACACCCTGGGTGCCCTGCCGGCGGGCGTGACGCTGGTCGAGGCGCAGGCCGCCGCCGACCCCGGGTTCCCGCTGACGCCGGACCCGCTGGTGACCTCGTGGGCCGACTTCGACCCGGTGACGCTGGCCCTGGACGAGCCGATCGCGCCGGGAACCACGCACGCCTTCCTGGTGACGGTGATCGTGGACGTCGACGTGCCGGCGCTGCCCGACCCGCTGCCGGCCGACTGCGCCGACATCCCGGGCGTCGGATACCCGATCCCCAACCTCGGCTCGATCGACATCGACGGCATCGTGGTCGACGACGAGGCGTGCAACGTCATCCAGGCCGTGGATCTGGGCATCGTGAAGTCCCACTCCACCCTCGAGGGCGACGCCGTCGAACCCGGGACGCCGTTCACCTACTACCTCGACGTGACCAACCACGGCACCGTCGACGTCATCGACGGCGTCGTCACCGACGAGATCCCCGCCGAGCTCGACGTGCTGAGCGTGACGGTCCCGGCCGGCTGGACGAACGCCTCGTCCGGCAACACGGTGCTGGTCCAGGACGTGGCGCTCGTGGTCGGCGAGACAGAGCGCATCAGCGTCGAGGTGGTCGTGCCCGAGGTCGCCCCGCCGGCGCCGCCGGTGCTTCCCCCCGGGGCGGACACCGAGCCGTTCACGCCGGAATTCATCGGGGACCTGGTGAACGAGGCGTGCGTCGTCACGCCCGGAGACGGCAACCCGGCGAACGACTGCGACACCGACACGGTGTCGGTCGACCAGCTGGTCGCCGAGCTCTTCGTCAGCTGCCTGAACGACATCGCCTCGCTGAACTACCGCGTGGCCACGAGCCCGAGCCTGGCCGGCCAGCCGATCAGCTTCACGTGGGCTCCGGTGACGCAGGACCCGGCGCCCAACCCCGCGAACGTGCAGCGCACGCTGAGCTCGGGCGACTCCGGGACCATCCTGTGGCCGGGCGGGCGGCTCGCGCCGAACGACGTCAGCATCCAGTGGCCGGGGTACCGCCCGCTCACCATCGCCGACTACGACGTGGCGACCGGCGCGCTGCTGGTCGATCCCGCGCTCGTCTACAACGGCATGGTGCTGGACACGTCGTACCCCACCTACCCGTGGCGGCTCGCGTCGACGGTCACCATCTCGGTCAACCCGACGCTGGTGTTCCAGACGTCCTACCCGCCCCAGACGGCGAACTGCGAGGTGCCGCGGTCGGCCGACCTCGTCATCGAGAAGACGGCGACCGTGCAGGCCACCGCCCCCGGCGCGTCGTTCCGCTACGGCCTGACCGTCAGCAACCTCGCCGTGGACTCCGTGGCCGACCCGGTCGTCGTCACCGACGTGATCCCCGCCGACCTCCGCGTCGACTCGATCACCACCAGCCAGACGGCGTTCCCGAGGTGGCGCGACTGCGCGGTGTCGGGGACGGATGCCGCGGGCTTCGGCGGCACGCTGGAATGCACGCTGCTCGGCCCGCTCGCGATGGGCACCTCGGCGCCCCCCATCACGCTCGGCGTGACGGTGAGCGACGGCGTCCGGGTGAGCTCGATCACCAACACCGGCGAGGTCTGCTGGGGGCCCGCGGCGAACGGCCTGCCCTACCAGGCGTGCGACGACGACTCGGTGACCGTGAAGCTGTCTGCGGGCGGCGCGCTGCCCGCCACGGGCGGGACGGTGCCGGCGGCAGCCGCCGCACTGGGGATCGCGGGCGTCCTGCTCGGCATCCTGGCCGTGCTCTTCGCGTCGCGCCGGCGCAGCATCTTGACACCGAAGGGCTGA
- the rpsJ gene encoding 30S ribosomal protein S10: MAGQKIRIRLKSYDHEVIDSSARKIVDTVTRAGATVVGPVPLPTEKNVIPVIRSPHKYKDSREHFEMRTHKRLIDIVDPTPKAVDSLMRLDLPADVNIEIKL, translated from the coding sequence ATGGCGGGACAGAAGATCCGCATTCGCCTGAAGTCGTACGACCACGAGGTCATCGACTCGTCGGCGCGCAAGATCGTCGACACCGTGACCCGTGCGGGCGCGACCGTCGTGGGCCCCGTGCCCCTTCCGACCGAGAAGAACGTCATCCCCGTGATCCGTTCTCCCCACAAGTACAAGGACAGCCGCGAGCACTTCGAGATGCGCACCCACAAGCGTCTGATCGACATCGTCGACCCGACGCCCAAGGCGGTCGACTCGCTCATGCGCCTGGACCTCCCGGCTGACGTCAACATCGAGATCAAGCTCTGA
- the rplC gene encoding 50S ribosomal protein L3 — MADINSKVSKGLLGTKLGMTQVWDENGKLVPVTVIEIAPNVVTQVRTPEKDGYNAVQIAYGQIDPRKVNQPLTAHFEAAGVTPRRHLTEIRTADAADYSLGQELTVDGTFEAGQLVDVVGTSKGKGTAGVMKRHNFKGVSASHGAHRNHRKPGSIGASSTPSRVFKGMRMAGRMGGERVTVLNLTVHAVDAEKGLLLVKGAVPGARGRIVYVRNAVKGA, encoded by the coding sequence ATGGCTGACATCAACTCCAAGGTTTCCAAGGGCCTGCTGGGCACCAAGCTCGGCATGACCCAGGTTTGGGACGAGAACGGCAAGCTCGTTCCCGTCACCGTCATCGAGATCGCCCCGAACGTCGTGACCCAGGTCCGCACGCCGGAGAAGGACGGCTACAACGCCGTCCAGATCGCGTACGGGCAGATCGACCCCCGCAAGGTGAACCAGCCCCTGACGGCCCACTTCGAGGCCGCCGGTGTCACCCCGCGCCGTCACCTCACCGAGATCCGCACCGCGGACGCCGCTGACTACTCACTCGGTCAGGAGCTCACGGTGGACGGCACGTTCGAGGCCGGCCAGCTGGTCGACGTCGTCGGCACCAGCAAGGGCAAGGGCACCGCGGGCGTCATGAAGCGCCACAACTTCAAGGGCGTCTCCGCTTCGCACGGTGCGCACCGCAACCACCGCAAGCCCGGTTCGATCGGCGCCTCGTCGACCCCGAGCCGCGTGTTCAAGGGCATGCGCATGGCCGGCCGCATGGGTGGCGAGCGCGTGACCGTCCTCAACCTCACGGTGCACGCCGTCGACGCCGAGAAGGGTCTGCTGCTCGTCAAGGGCGCCGTCCCCGGCGCGCGCGGCCGCATCGTCTACGTCCGCAACGCAGTGAAGGGTGCCTGA
- the rplD gene encoding 50S ribosomal protein L4, with translation MADSTLALDVVKADGSAAGSVQLPAALFDVKTNIPLIHQVVVAQLAAARQGTHSTKRRGEVSGAGRKPFKQKGTGNARQGSIRAPHMTGGGIVHGPKPRDYSQRTPKKMIAAALLGALSDRARGERLHVVESFGIEGAPSTKAAAAVLTGLGATKNVLVVVDREDDINVLSVRNLAFAHVLPFDQLNAYDVLVSDDIVFTKAAYDAFVASKTAATEEASA, from the coding sequence ATGGCTGACTCGACTCTCGCGCTCGACGTCGTGAAGGCTGACGGCTCGGCCGCTGGTTCCGTCCAGCTGCCCGCCGCGCTCTTCGACGTCAAGACGAACATCCCGCTCATCCACCAGGTCGTCGTCGCGCAGCTCGCGGCGGCCCGCCAGGGCACCCACTCGACCAAGCGTCGCGGTGAGGTCTCGGGCGCCGGCCGCAAGCCCTTCAAGCAGAAGGGCACGGGCAACGCCCGCCAGGGCTCGATCCGCGCGCCGCACATGACCGGCGGTGGCATCGTGCACGGCCCGAAGCCGCGCGACTACTCGCAGCGCACCCCCAAGAAGATGATCGCCGCCGCGCTCCTCGGCGCGCTCAGCGACCGGGCCCGTGGCGAGCGTCTCCACGTGGTGGAGTCGTTCGGCATCGAGGGTGCGCCCTCGACCAAGGCCGCCGCTGCGGTCCTCACCGGTCTCGGCGCGACCAAGAACGTGCTCGTGGTCGTCGACCGCGAGGACGACATCAACGTCCTGAGCGTCCGCAACCTCGCGTTCGCGCACGTGCTGCCGTTCGACCAGCTCAACGCCTACGACGTGCTCGTCTCGGACGACATCGTCTTCACCAAGGCCGCTTACGACGCGTTCGTCGCGTCGAAGACCGCCGCCACCGAGGAGGCCTCGGCATGA
- the rplW gene encoding 50S ribosomal protein L23, whose product MTAVNKDPRDIILKPVVSEKSYGLIDEGKYTFLVDPRASKTEIKLAIEKIFGVKVAAVNTLNRTGKARRTRFGTGKRKDTKRAIVTLKSGTIDIFTAVG is encoded by the coding sequence ATGACCGCCGTGAACAAGGACCCGCGCGACATCATCCTCAAGCCGGTCGTTTCGGAGAAGAGCTACGGGCTCATCGACGAGGGCAAGTACACCTTCCTCGTCGACCCCCGCGCCTCCAAGACCGAGATCAAGCTCGCGATCGAGAAGATCTTCGGCGTGAAGGTCGCAGCGGTCAACACGCTCAACCGCACGGGCAAGGCCCGTCGCACCCGCTTCGGCACCGGCAAGCGCAAGGACACCAAGCGCGCCATCGTGACCCTGAAGTCGGGCACCATCGACATCTTCACGGCAGTCGGCTGA
- the rplB gene encoding 50S ribosomal protein L2 — MAIRKYKPTTPGRRGSSVADFAEITRSTPEKSLLRPLSKTGGRNNQGRITTRHIGGGHKRQYRVIDFRRNDKDGVNAKVAHIEYDPNRTARIALLHYFDGEKRYILAPNKLSQGDIVESGASADIKPGNNLPLKNIPTGTVVHAIELRPGGGAKLARSAGASVRLVAKDGPYAQLRLPSGEIRNVDARCRATVGEVGNAEQSNINWGKAGRNRWKGIRPTVRGVAMNPVDHPHGGGEGKTSGGRHPVSPWGQAEGRTRHANKESDKYIVRRRNAGKKRK; from the coding sequence ATGGCTATTCGCAAGTACAAGCCCACGACCCCGGGTCGCCGCGGCTCGTCGGTGGCCGACTTCGCCGAGATCACCCGATCGACGCCGGAGAAGTCGCTCCTCCGCCCGCTCAGCAAGACCGGTGGCCGCAACAACCAGGGCCGCATCACCACCCGCCACATCGGCGGTGGCCACAAGCGCCAGTACCGCGTCATCGACTTCCGTCGCAACGACAAGGACGGCGTCAACGCCAAGGTCGCGCACATCGAGTACGACCCCAACCGCACCGCGCGCATCGCGCTGCTGCACTACTTCGACGGCGAGAAGCGCTACATCCTCGCGCCGAACAAGCTGTCGCAGGGCGACATCGTCGAGTCCGGTGCGTCGGCTGACATCAAGCCCGGCAACAACCTGCCGCTGAAGAACATCCCGACCGGTACCGTCGTGCACGCCATCGAGCTCCGCCCCGGCGGCGGCGCGAAGCTGGCGCGTTCGGCCGGTGCGTCGGTGCGTCTGGTCGCCAAGGACGGCCCGTACGCCCAGCTGCGTCTGCCCTCGGGCGAGATCCGCAACGTCGACGCGCGCTGCCGCGCGACCGTCGGCGAGGTCGGCAACGCCGAGCAGTCGAACATCAACTGGGGCAAGGCCGGCCGCAACCGCTGGAAGGGCATCCGCCCGACCGTCCGCGGTGTCGCCATGAACCCGGTCGACCACCCGCACGGTGGTGGTGAGGGCAAGACGTCCGGTGGTCGTCACCCGGTTTCGCCGTGGGGTCAGGCTGAGGGCCGCACCCGTCACGCGAACAAGGAAAGCGACAAGTACATCGTCCGTCGTCGCAACGCCGGCAAGAAGCGGAAGTAG
- the rpsS gene encoding 30S ribosomal protein S19, which translates to MPRSLKKGPFVDEHLLRKVVVQNEAGTKNVIKTWSRRSMIIPAMLGHTIAVHDGRKHIPVFVTETMVGHKLGEFAPTRTFRGHVKDDKKGRRR; encoded by the coding sequence ATGCCTCGCAGCCTTAAGAAGGGCCCCTTCGTCGACGAGCACCTGCTTCGCAAGGTCGTCGTCCAGAACGAAGCCGGCACCAAGAACGTCATCAAGACCTGGTCGCGCCGTTCGATGATCATCCCGGCCATGCTGGGTCACACCATCGCCGTGCACGACGGTCGCAAGCACATCCCCGTGTTCGTGACCGAGACCATGGTCGGCCACAAGCTGGGCGAGTTCGCGCCCACCCGCACCTTCCGCGGCCACGTGAAGGACGACAAGAAGGGCCGCCGCCGCTGA